From one Pagrus major chromosome 21, Pma_NU_1.0 genomic stretch:
- the psmb5 gene encoding proteasome subunit beta type-5, translating to MALASVLNSDCADFSFDNCQPFTYGCGPEQSGLGFDATPGDGLSFLVKNPLGAGDEDGVERKIEFLHGTTTLAFKFQHGVIVAVDSRATAGSYIASQTVKKVIEINPYLLGTMAGGAADCSFWERLLARQCRIYELRNKERISVAAASKLLANMVYQYKGMGLSMGTMVCGWDKRGPGLYYVDSEGNRVCGDLFAVGSGSMYAYGVMDSGLRQDLSVEEACELGRRAIYQATYRDAYSGGQVNLYHVHSEGWTRVSQEDVLMLHQQYKDQA from the exons ATGGCTCTTGCAAGTGTGTTGAACAGTGATTGTGCGGATTTTTCATTTGACAATTGTCAACCTTTTACCTATGGATGTGGACCAGAACAGAGCGGTTTGGGATTTGACGCCACGCCGGGAGACGGTCTCAGTTTCTTGGTTAAAAACCCGCTGGGTGCCGGGGACGAGGATGGCGTCGAGAGGAAAATAGAGTTCCTGCATGGAACCACCACATTAGCTTTTAAA TTCCAGCATGGAGTCATTGTTGCGGTGGACTCTCGGGCCACAGCGGGTTCCTACATCGCCTCGCAGACGGTGAAGAAGGTGATTGAGATCAACCCCTACCTGCTGGGTACCAtggctggaggagctgcagactGCAGCTTCTGGGAGCGCCTGCTGGCTCGTCAGTGCCGCATCTATGAGCTCCGCAACAAGGAGCGCATCTCAGTGGCAGCAGCCTCCAAGCTGCTCGCTAACATGGTGTACCAGTACAAGGGCATGGGACTCAGCATGGGAACCATGGTGTGTGGCTGGGACAAGAGAGGCCCAG GGCTGTACTACGTTGACTCAGAGGGGAACCGGGTGTGTGGTGATCTGTTCGCCGTGGGCTCAGGCTCCATGTACGCCTATGGCGTGATGGACAGTGGCCTGCGGCAAGACCTGTCCGTGGAGGAGGCCTGCGAGCTAGGCCGCCGCGCCATCTACCAGGCCACATACCGTGATGCCTACAGCGGAGGGCAGGTCAACCTTTACCACGTCCACAGCGAGGGCTGGACCAGGGTCTCCCAGGAAGATGTGCTCATGCTGCACCAGCAGTACAAGGATCAGGCATAG
- the psmb11a gene encoding proteasome subunit beta type-11a: MALEDICGFGETLFNRKWFPAAYFEDTDTSYRTTDYYNFGLRRLEKSVGNNGTPLHFLIPALPYSTTFNHRTSFPVPSANHSVTVRRPFPLSHGTTTLGFIFQGGVIAAADTRASAGGLVACPAVHKITPLHSHLVVTSSGSGADCMLWERILAREIRLYQLRHRRRLSIRGTAKLLSFMLHPFKGTEVCVALTLCGWDKEADNTDCVQSGPKLIYVCSDGARLQGDVFSVGSGSPYAYGVLDRELRWTLSKDEAVSLAREAVFRATHRDAYSGNNVDLFHITAQGWSQRKREDLKEEYYRDMERRAKRVEERKRLTELDASR, translated from the exons ATGGCTCTGGAGGATATTTGTGGCTTTGGAGAGACACTTTTTAATCGCAAGTGGTTTCCTGCCGCGTATTTTGAAGATACTGACACATCTTATCGTACAACTGACTATTACAACTTTGGATTGAGGAGACTAGAGAAATCTGTTGGAAACAATGGGACCCCGCTGCATTTCTTGATACCAGCTTTGCCATACTCCACCACCTTTAACCACAGAACTTCATTTCCCGTTCCCTCAGCCAACCATTCAGTGACGGTCCGCAGGCCTTTTCCACTGTCCCATGGAACAACGACCTTAGGTTTCATCTTCCAAGGTGGGGTCAttgcagctgcagacacacgGGCCAGTGCTGGGGGGCTTGTTGCCTGCCCAGCTGTTCATAAGATTACCCCACTTCACTCCCATTTAGTAGTCACCTCCTCTGGTAGCGGTGCGGACTGCATGCTGTGGGAGAGAATTCTGGCCAGAGAGATCAGACTCTACCAACTGCGGCACAGACGTCGCCTTTCAATCCGTGGCACTGCCAAGCTCCTCTCATTTATGCTGCACCCTTTTAAAGGGACTGAAGTGTGTGTGGCTCTTACACTGTGTGGCTGGGATAAAGAAGCAGACAACACTGACTGTGTCCAGAG CGGCCCAAAGCTGATATATGTGTGCAGCGATGGAGCCCGACTGCAGGGGGACGTCTTTTCTGTGGGCTCAGGCTCTCCTTATGCTTATGGAGTCCTGGATCGAGAGCTAAGGTGGACTCTTAGTAAAGATGAGGCCGTCTCCTTGGCAAGAGAAGCAGTGTTCAGAGCTACTCACAGGGATGCCTACTCAGGAAATAATGTGGACCTCTTCCACATCACAGCCCAGGGATGGAgccaaagaaaaagagaggaccTGAAAGAGGAATATTATAGAGACATGGAAAGGAGGGCAAAGAGGGTTGAGGAAAGGAAAAGACTGACTGAATTAGATGCTTCACGATGA
- the prmt5 gene encoding protein arginine N-methyltransferase 5, translated as MASASTGSRVSCGRDLNCVPEIADTLAAVAKLGFDFLCMPLFHSRFTREFELEPAKTRTGAHTRSDLLLCGRDWNTLIVGKLSPWIDADAEIQTERRNSEAALAQELNFSAYLGLPVFMVPLKGPCNANLARVLLNHIHTGHHTSNFWIRVPLLASEDMREDLIENEPITCNDDTNVDEKTWSWWHSFRTLCDYNKRICLAIEVGADMPSDAVIDKWLGEPIKAAILPTSIFLTNKKGFPVLSKAHQRIIFSLFKLEAQFIFTGTSRHTEKDFRSYLQYLEYLNQNRPAPNAYELFAKGYEDYLQSPLQPLMDNLESQTYEVFEKDPIKYSQYQQAVYKCLLDRVPEEQKDTNVQVLMVLGAGRGPLVNASLRAARQADRKLKVYAVEKNPNAVITLENWRFEEWGDQVTVVSCDMREWAAPEKADIIVSELLGSFGDNELSPECLDGAQHFLKDDGVSIPCSYTSFLAPLSSSKLYNEVRGCRERDKDPECHFETPYVVRLHNFHQLAEPKPCFTFTHPTKDMNNNRYQCLKFTVGCNSVLHGFAGYFETTLYKDVTLSIKPETHSPGMFSWFPILFPLKQPISISRDDDVTVRFWRCNNGKKVWYEWAVTEPACSAIHNPAGRSYTIGL; from the exons ATGGCGTCCGCCAGTACGGGGAGCAGAGTGTCCTGCGGGAGAGATTTGAATTGCGTGCCAGAGATAGCCGACACGTTAGCTGCGGTCGCCAAACTTGG GTTTGACTTCCTCTGCATGCCCCTGTTCCACTCGAGGTTCACGAGAGAGTTTGAGTTGGAGCCCGCTAAAACCCGAACCGGTGCCCATACCCGGTcagacctgctgctgtgtggaagAG ACTGGAATACACTTATTGTTGGGAAGCTCTCGCCATGGATCGACGCAGATGCAGAAATCCAGACAGAACGCAGAAACTCAGAGGCT GCTCTGGCACAGGAGTTAAACTTCTCAGCCTACCTGGGTCTGCCTGTCTTCATGGTCCCTCTGAAGGGCCCTTGTAACGCCAATCTAGCCCGCGTGCTGCTAAATCATATCCACACTGGACACCACACCTCAAAT TTCTGGATACGTGTCCCGCTGTTGGCTTCAGAGGACATGCGGGAAGATCTGATTGAGAATGAACCAATCACCTGCAATGATGACACAAATGTTGATGAGAAGACCTGGAGCTG GTGGCACTCATTTAGAACCCTTTGTGATTACAACAAGAGGATCTGTCTTG CTATTGAAGTCGGAGCAGACATGCCGTCAGATGCTGTGATCGATAAGTGGCTTGGGGAACCAATCAAAGCAGCCATACTTCCCACCAGCATCTTCCTAACTAATAAGAAGGGCTTCCCTGTTTTGTCAAAAGCCCATCAGCGTATAATCTTCTCTCTCTTCAAG TTGGAGGCCCAGTTCATCTTCACAGGAACCAGTCGCCACACTGAGAAGGACTTCCGATCCTACCTGCAGTACCTGGAATACCTCAACCAGAACCGGCCCGCACCCAATGCTTACGAGCTCTTCGCCAAGGGCTATGAAGACTACCTGCAGTCTCCCCTACAG CCACTCATGGATAACCTTGAGTCTCAGACATATGAAGTGTTTGAAAAGGATCCTATTAAATATTCACAGTACCAACAG GCTGTATATAAATGTCTACTTGACAGAGTTCCAGAAGAGCAGAAGGACACAAATGTTCA GGTGCTCATGGTGTTGGGAGCAGGTAGAGGTCCACTGGTCAACGCATCCCTACGAGCTgccaggcaggcagacaggaagcTGAAGGTGTACGCTGTGGAGAAAAATCCCAATGCTGTAATCAC GCTGGAGAACTGGCGCTTTGAGGAGTGGGGGGATCAGGTGACAGTGGTGTCATGTGACATGCGGGAGTGGGCAGCACCTGAGAAGGCTGACATCATCGTCAGCGAGCTGCTTGGATCATTTGGTGACAACGAACTTTCACCTGAGTGCTTAGATGGAGCGCAGCACTTTCTCAAAG ATGATGGAGTGAGCATCCCCTGTTCCTACACGTCCTTCCTggctcctctgtcctcctcaaAGCTTTACAATGAAGTAAGGGGGTGCCGGGAACGTGACAAGGATCCAGAGTGCCATTTTGAGACGCCCTACGTGGTGCGCCTCCATAACTTCCACCAGTTGGCTGAACCcaaaccgtgcttcaccttcacACACCCTACAAAAG atATGAACAATAACCGGTATCAGTGCCTGAAATTCACAGTGGGTTGTAACTCTGTCCTCCATGGGTTTGCTGGCTACTTTGAGACCACACTGTACAAAGATGTCACACTCA gtaTAAAACCAGAAACACATTCACCAGGAATGTTCTCCTGGTTCCCCATCCTCTTCCCCCTCAAA CAACCCATCTCCATATCtcgtgatgatgatgtcacagtgcgATTCTGGCGCTGCAACAACGGGAAGAAGGTGTGGTATGAATGGGCCGTGACCGAGCCCGCCTGCTCTGCCATCCACAATCCGGCAGGACGCTCCTACACCATCGGCTTGTGA
- the slc7a8b gene encoding large neutral amino acids transporter small subunit 2, producing MTVGPRKRSSSSGGGSQAEPPDTGKDAGGGSGVALKKQIGLVSACGIIIGNIIGSGIFVSPKGVLENASSVGVAIIVWVTTGVITAIGALCYAELGVTIPKSGGDYSYVKDIFGGLAGFLRLWIAVLVIYPTNQAVIALTFANYVLQPLFLTCLPPENGLRLLAAVCLLFLTWVNCHSVRWATCVQDVFTAGKLLALGLIIIMGVVQICKGHYYWLEPVHSFETFRDYDVGLIALSFLQGSFAYGGWNFLNYVTEELVDPYRNLPRAIFISIPVVTFVYVFANVAYVTAMSPQELLASNAVAVTFGEKLLGVMSWIMPISVALSTFGGVNGSLFTSSRLFFAGAREGHLPRLLAMIHVKRCTPIPALLFTLISTLLMLCTSDIYTLINYVGFINYLFYGVTVAGQIVLRIKEPDMYRPIKVSLLWPVIYLLFWAFLLVFSLYSEPVVCGIGLAIMMTGVPVYFLGVYWENKPQCCDIAMGKMTHLFQKFCLVVYPVMEENPEPAGPQQNDGDED from the exons ATGACCGTGGGTCCGAGGAagcggagcagcagcagcggcgggGGCAGTCAGGCTGAGCCGCCAGACACGGGGAAAGATGCTGGAGGAGGCTCCGGGGTGGCTCTGAAAAAACAGATCGGCCTTGTCAGCGCCTGTGGCATTATAATCG GCAACATCATTGGATCTGGTATATTTGTGAGTCCTAAGGGAGTCCTGGAGAACGCAAGCTCGGTGGGCGTGGCCATCATTGTGTGGGTCACCACTGGAGTTATCACAGCCATCGGTGCCCTCTGCTATGCAGAGTTGGGTGTGACCATCCCCAAGTCAGGGGGAGACTACTCGTATGTCAAGGACATCTTTGGAGGACTGGCTGG CTTTTTGCGTCTTTGGATTGCCGTGCTGGTTATCTACCCCACTAACCAGGCTGTGATCGCTCTCACCTTCGCAAACTACGTGCTGCAGCCCCTCTTCCTCACCTGCCTCCCCCCAGAGAACGGCCTACGCCTGCTGGCTGCTGTCTGCCTGC TGTTTTTGACGTGGGTGAACTGCCACAGTGTGCGCTGGGCCACGTGTGTCCAGGATGTCTTCACTGCTGGCAAACTTTTGGCCTTGGGCCTCATCATAATCATGGGTGTCGTCCAAATATGCAAAG GTCACTATTACTGGTTGGAGCCGGTGCACAGCTTTGAGACGTTCCGAGACTATGATGTTGGTCTGATAGCTCTGTCCTTCCTACAAGGCTCCTTTGCTTATGGAGGCTGGAACTTCCTCAACTATGTCACAGAGGAGCTAGTTGACCCATACAG GAATCTCCCACGTGCAATCTTCATCTCTATCCCTGTGGtcacatttgtttatgtgtttgccAACGTGGCCTACGTCACAGCCATGAGCCCACAAGAGCTGCTGGCCTCCAATGCTGTGGCAGTG ACATTTGGAGAGAAATTGCTAGGAGTAATGTCATGGATCATGCCCATCTCTGTGGCACTCTCCACCTTCGGGGGGGTCAATGGCTCCCTCTTCACGTCATCGCG GCTGTTTTTCGCCGGAGCGAGGGAAGGACATCTCCCACGTCTGCTGGCCATGATCCACGTCAAACGCTGCACTCCAATTCCAGCCTTACTTTTTACT TTGATCTCCACTCTGCTGATGTTGTGCACCAGTGACATTTACACCCTAATAAACTACGTGGGTTTCATCAACTACCTCTTCTATGGTGTCACTGTCGCCGGGCAGATTGTGCTGCGCATCAAAGAGCCTGACATGTATCGACCCATCAAG GTGAGCCTGCTGTGGCCTGTGATCTACCTGCTGTTCTGGGCCTTCCTGTTGGTCTTTTCCCTCTACTCTGAGCCAGTGGTGTGCGGTATTGGTCTGGCCATCATGATGACTGGTGTCCCTGTATATTTCCTGGGAGTCTACTGGGAAAACAAGCCACAGTGTTGTGATATAGCTATGG GTAAAATGACTCATCTGTTCCAAAAGTTCTGTTTAGTGGTCTACCCAGTCATGGAGGAGAACCCTGAGCCTGCTGGACCTCAACAGAACGATGGAGATGAAGACTGA